In Tiliqua scincoides isolate rTilSci1 chromosome 1, rTilSci1.hap2, whole genome shotgun sequence, the following are encoded in one genomic region:
- the CYB561 gene encoding transmembrane ascorbate-dependent reductase CYB561 encodes MGDSPAKAQSPVGLTYVVGASQVLGLAVITVTGVWMGQYRDGIAWESLKLQLNVHPLCMVIGMVFLQGDALLVYRVFRNESKLFARVLHGLLHALALVISLVGLIAVFKYHKKNHFPDMYSLHSWCGMLAFGGYFIQWLLGLCFFLFPGASLSFRSRYKPQHVFFGIFLLLLSIAAGLLGILELLLFKIRDQYSSFAPEGVLANVLGLLLVAFGAVMGYILTRDEWRRPPVAEELALSMDFKKLTEEESPASPN; translated from the exons ATGGGGGACTCGCCAGCCAAAGCCCAGAGCCCAGTGGGTCTCACCTATGTGGTGGGGGCATCGCAGGTCTTGGGCCTCGCTGTGATCACTGTGACAGGGGTCTGGATGGGCCAGTACCGGGATGGCATCGCCTGGGAGAGTCTCAAGCTGCAGCTGAACGTCCACCCGCTCTGCATGGTCATTGGAATGGTGTTTCTTCAAGGAGATG CCCTTTTGGTTTACCGCGTCTTCAGGAATGAGAGCAAACTGTTTGCCAGGGTGCTGCACGGCCTTCTTCACGCCCTTGCGCTGGTCATTTCACTGGTTG GTCTGATTGCCGTCTTCAAATACCACAAGAAAAACCACTTTCCGGACATGTACAGCCTGCACAGCTGGTGTGGCATGCTGGCCTTTGGTGGCTACTTCATACAG tGGCTGCttggcctctgcttcttcctcttccctggaGCTTCGCTCTCCTTCCGCAGCAGATACAAGCCGCAGCACGTCTTCTTTGGcatcttcctgctcctcctctcgATTGCTGCTGGCCTGCTGGGCATCCTGGAGCTGCTCCTCTTCAAGATTAG GGACCAGTACAGCTCCTTTGCGCCTGAGGGTGTCCTGGCCAACGTCTTGGGGCTCCTGCTGGTTGCTTTTGGGGCCGTGATGGGCTACATCCTGACCCGGGACGAGTGGCGGAGGCCCCCTGTGGCGGAGGAGCTGGCTCTCTCCATGGACTTCAAAAAGCTCACGGAAGAGGAGAGCCCAGCCAGCCCCAACTGA